TTACTGTCACTGGAGAAAGAAAAGTGTTAAATTGATGCCTAGAAATAGAAGAATGGAAGTTTATAATTCTACACACATAACATGAGTCCAGTGAACATGTAAAACCAGTTTGCCATTCTAGGTTTGTAGTAAACTCCAGTCACCGTGTTTGTCACTTTTGAGTTTAATAACTTAACTGAGCTTGGTTCACTAATGTTCCTTGTCAATAAGAATTTGTTCACTTCAAGAGAACAACATAGGTCAATATAGCTGGTGCTTTTCTTCATTCACCTTTCTTAATCTATGATCAATATATAGCAGGAGCCTTAACATAATATACACTCACATATCATCAGAAGCTTGTGGttgaaccaaaagaaaatacttaAAAAGCACTAATACAgattaatatgaaaataaaattctcCATCTTTTCATTGTGACCGCCAACACCTATCAGCTCTTAAATATGGTTCGCTGTTCTTTGATAATctgtttcaatttttctttcacCATTAGACAATAAGAAAAGCAGTACCATCAAAGAGCATCTTCTGTCATCGCTACCTTCATAATAATGGTGGCTAAAACTGgttcttgaaaataaataatagaatgcAACTGAAACTGATACACCATGGTAGGGAGGTGCCATAATTAATTCATGCTCCAAACATACAGCGTATGAATAAGGCATTACACAATCATAGGATATTACCCAATGAACTAAAAAGTGAAACACTCTACAAGTTTATGCAAATTAAGTTAAAAAATCCTATTTGTCCTAACATCGTCATTGTCCACGATGACCAtctacttcttttttaattcagcATATCTCAATTGCATGTGCCAAAACAAACCACAACCTTTTTATTCCTTaaattaaaacatttgttaaatTACTCATTTTGCTTGTGCAGatcattaacaacaacaacaaccaaacctTACTCCAAAAACTTTGGAGTCGACTATGGATCCCCAACAAACTAATTAGGCTAGGTTACATATATTCTTTTTCATCATTCAATACTATCCAAAAGTACTCTGAAatataaatatgagaaaagaCAGAACAAAAATACCAAATCATATATGCAGTAACTACCAAATCACTTATGAGGACAATCAGAAGACACTACCAATGAACTAAAAAGTGAAACATCTCTACAAGTTAATGTAAATTtaaacaagttaaaaaaaatttctttgtcaTAACATCCTAAATTGTTCATGATGACCGCCAacttctttgttgattcaaaaaAGACAGAACAAAAATACCAAATCATATAAGTAGAAGCTACCTTTAGAAGTAGGAAGCTCTTTCCCTTCTTTGCTATAGTATTCCCTTATTGACACCAAAGTTTTCCCTCTGAAATCTTGAATCGTCACCCTTCGCTTACTCGAAAGCTaaaccaaaaccaaccaaatatattgattaaaaaaaaaaaaaaaaaacccaaaaaagaacaacagccatttttttttcttcttaaatttcTCACTCTAATTTCCGACTAAATATgacaactaaaaataatttcatccaCTTCAAATATATACTCaattatttgaattaaatttcAACTATAATTCTCTCTAAACTATGGTAGCAATTTCAACATACAAGTTACAATTCAAACCTTTTGTCatcaaaaccctaattcaaGATTAAAtcataaactaaaaatataattaattttctcAGCAGCCAAACAGTAATAAGAGGAGTGGTATTAAAATCTGACCCTGCAAATGATGAGATCGCCGTCATCATCGTACTCCTTACGACGACCACCTTGTTCTTCTtgttcctcttcctcttcttgttCCTCTTCTTGTTGTTGTTCGAGGAAGGACTGGACGACCTGTCGTACAAAGGCCTTGTACGGCGGGTCGGAGAGGTCGAGGTCGAGTTCGTCGGAGGCTTGTTTTCGGATCTTGTGCTCAGTCATCTTTTCCATGTCCGATTCTTCTAGAATCTTCCGCACCGTCTTTTCGATTCTCTCCTGGATTTCCGGTTCCATTGGGTTTTCTTTTGGGTTTGGAATTGAAAGTGTCTGAATTGTAAGTAACGGGTGTGTGTGTGGGAAAAGATAATTTTCTTTCCTGATTGGGGAAAGTTAACAAACTACAGTAATAGTAGCAGTAGATATAAAGTACTGATTTTCtgtcaaaaaaggaaaaaggaaagcaGTAGATTTAAGAgagtaaaaaggaaaagagggtTATTTGTGTGCCCTCAAAGGGTATGATGTGATAGGAAGAGGTGTGTTTGTTTTACCTAACTCTCGTGAGACGAGGTGGTGCGATGGGAAGAAtaattttcacacattttcacAAGAAAAATGCACACTtcacttttataataaatttttattggtggatTGCTACATGTTATTACTAGTAGGTAAGAAAACAATTTTCGTagtagattcaaattaaaaattcgtaaaaatttgtcatttatgatttattgtgaaagtgcAGTCAAAATATTGTAGATGTAATAGTTCTCTTTTTACAATTATCTGATGGGTTGATTGTGAGTGAGTTGTGAAAAAAAGTAACAGGTAAATGTGGAAGAAATGAACACTTATGACTAAAACCACAAAATCATGCATAATATCAtactaaattataaaaaagtgaTGACTATTGATGCTCATTTTGTGGCCCAATAGCAAGAAGAAACCCAACAATATGGACAGAGAAGAGTTAGTGGATGGTTAGAAGAACCATTAAGCCTGGATGGCAGGAGCAGTGGTTCATAGGCCCATAAAGTACATAAATGGGCTTtgaggaaagcaaatgggcctaaAGAAGCCagaaaaagaagtagaaaacTCATGGGCATTATGTGAGGTAGCAAAGTAAGaatgggccaagacagtccCAAAGTAACGAagtaagaaagtaagggattGATAGGAAGCCCATgagccccaaggatgagaaaTAAGGTAATTGGGTCAGGAAAGCCCAAGGAAGTTAGTAAAAACCCATGGGTACACAGAATTAGAAAACGGGCTAAGGatgcccaaggaaagcaaatgggccaaggatgctcaaaaagaaagaaatgggaCAAAAGAGCCCACAAGCAATGAAATGGGTTAGGAAAAACCCAAAGTAGCATGAATATAAAACCAATGACCATATTGAGTCATTGGGAGAAGAATAGGCAGCAGGCCCGAAGAGGCCCAGCAGGCACGAGTCAAATAACACCACGGCAGGAACAACAAAGTGGTATGGCAGAAAATGGCAGTAGGATTACGGAAGGAGCAGAGAATAGGCTAAAGGAAGCAAAGTCCACAATCAAGCAAGTCCCAGCCCTTGAAAGAAGCAAACTGTAAGGAATGAGAATAAGAAAGCAGTTCACGCCATAAAGGGTCAAGGGTGAGTAGCAAAATGCACAGATGAGCCTTTAGATCAcggcaaacgcatgagcagcGGACAAGTTTTAGACATACACAGAAGTggagcacgcgcaaggcccaaaCATCACTAACTTGTATCCAGCTAATACAGGGAGTGGTGGGTCATaggtcagaggtaagagagggCCTGGTCTGGCGATGGGGAAAGGGGAAAGCCTATTATGGGGTTTCCgtttgggggaaatgtcctgctgggatgatataccacccaaaagaagtaaggatgagctggaaccactaggtgcatgtcATGAGGGATAGGAAAAGAGAACACCCTCACCGTGGCGGATAAGAATGCCACGGtgaacaagtaaaaaaaataatcttctttgtctggtgatggGGAGTGGCACAGTCAGCACAGGTAAATGATGGTGGCTAGACAACTGACAAACCAGTGGTGGTTGGCAAGGACACCCAGACCAAACAAAGGTGgttaaaggctaaaatggtAAAAGCCAGTCACGAAAAGCAGTATATAAAGGACCCCTACTGTGTATAGTAGGGGGATCATCATCACGGTAACAGCAACCACTAGGAAGAGAAAACGGAGAGTGTAGAATGGCAGGCGTGCACCAATAGGCtaatcccttctctccctctaaaagccTACCCTCTGTTAGGAAAAATGACTCATTTGGGCACAAGCCATTTAGGCCCATTCCCTCAGAGTGGGCAATTTCCATGGCAGGATCGTCCTGTGAAGTTACCCACGTTGAGGAAGTGGTTTCCTCTTTGGCCTTAGCCCGATAGCATAATCAAATGTGGTAGACTGATCTTTCATTCTTCGATTTTCTCACTTATTGTTATTACTTCTCATCTTGTCTTTCTTACCTCACTCAGAATGTGAGTTTTCTTTCCCTGTTTTGACTAAATATTTCTCGCTTGTCTTGCCTTAACAGCAACTTATTTCCTTCATCATTGTTTTATCATATTTGTCTACCGTGACTTTTCTTTAGCAATTGCGTCTGCTGTGGGCACGTGATTAAAGTTTCAGCAAACGAGGCATAGTTTACGCACAAGCCAGTTCAAGGTgggttacaattggaccggtcCCGACTCTCCTATCCAAAATACTTGGGCCACAGTACAGCAAGAGATAGTCCAAcccaaaaatcacaaaagaCCCACCATAATGACCTATATGAAATTGTGAAAGTGACTAGCAGTCAGTCATAATTTAccacataaaataattataaaaagaagTGTGAAATTAGTTTTAGGTCCTAGTATAACTCATGTTACTAATGAACACCCATGACCTAAACCACAAAATCATGTATCATATTAgactaaattataaattatatattcttgTGAGTACACAACTcgcaccaatcggtttttgtccgctttggggagccagtccctcacggttttgtcctcGGCCCCGAGTGTGGTCTTTTGGGATTTTCACCTTCTTTGAGGCTTGACACCCTTAGTCCCACATCGGTTGGAGAACCCTCCCACTCAtggtttataagcttctggagcaaccatgagtgtaccactactacacatgtgtagtagtggtacactcatggttgctccagaagcttataaaccaTGAGTGGGAGGGTTCTCCAACCGATGTGGGACTAAGGGTGTCAAGCCTCAAAGAAGGTGAAAATCCCAAAAGACCACACTCGGGGCCgaggacaaaaccgtgagggactggctccccaaagcggacaaaaaccgattggtgtgaGTTGTGTACTCACAATTCTTATTTggcttaaaatttaatttagttcttttaagggtttgtttggaatttgcttattttgatgaaattgaaaacttttttctaaaagtagtgtaaataaaggtaaaagttagctaaa
This DNA window, taken from Quercus robur chromosome 2, dhQueRobu3.1, whole genome shotgun sequence, encodes the following:
- the LOC126713289 gene encoding RNA polymerase II transcriptional coactivator KELP, whose protein sequence is MEPEIQERIEKTVRKILEESDMEKMTEHKIRKQASDELDLDLSDPPYKAFVRQVVQSFLEQQQEEEQEEEEEQEEQGGRRKEYDDDGDLIICRLSSKRRVTIQDFRGKTLVSIREYYSKEGKELPTSKGISLTEEQWSTFKKNVPAIEKAIKKMESQM